In the Aegilops tauschii subsp. strangulata cultivar AL8/78 unplaced genomic scaffold, Aet v6.0 ptg000442l_obj, whole genome shotgun sequence genome, one interval contains:
- the LOC141030624 gene encoding uncharacterized protein translates to MRDLLAKPFPYARVLGSSLPGSTSTATSSKTPAAPPPSAPTTARSNTVEETVAMVLHYASGIDQPHDAAAVSFVQPARRRRLLRPAGTPPPSPSPSLSDLHRSLPRRRRRLRVHTTGGVRPSSLAHCGCFAPPSFLGCGRACLPTTSSLLLQAADGTRPPPSSSPGGWDALRS, encoded by the exons ATGCGCGACCTCCTCGCCAAGCCCTTCCCATACGCGCGGGTCCTCGGCTCCTCGCTGCCTGGCTCTACCTCTACTGCGACCTCGTCCAAGACGCCcgcggcgccgccgccgtccgcgcCGACGACGGCCAGATCCAACACCGTTGAGGAGACCGTCGCCATGGTGCTCCACTATGCCTCGGGGATCGACCAaccccacgacgccgccgccgtctccttcGTCCAGCCGgcacgccgccgccgtctccttcGCCCAGCCGgcacgccgccgccgtctccttcGCCCAGCCTGTCGGATCTCCATCGTTCACTTCCCcggcgtcgtcgtcgtcttcgcGTGCACACGACAGGAGGTGTGCGACCCTCCTCTCTCGCGCACTGCGGCTGCTTCGCCCCGCCATCGTTCCTCGGGTGTGGTCGCGCCTGTCTTCCTACCACGTCgtcgctcctcctccaggccgcCGACGGCACCCGTCCTCCTCCCTCATCCTCTCCAGGTGGCTGGGACGCTTTACG CTCGTAG